The Stigmatopora argus isolate UIUO_Sarg chromosome 23, RoL_Sarg_1.0, whole genome shotgun sequence genome contains a region encoding:
- the dnai7 gene encoding dynein axonemal intermediate chain 7 isoform X2, with protein sequence MPPKKKGKKAPKLTKAQKAKLKLEEEERRLREEEEARIQAEREEQERLERQRRQEILDRLEEKDSKRRGGELGELHSLLAKNYFAVKKHKNDVAQMTKWDKYMKCSDIPDPTVQQEVNTFISLWNDNPECSVQTVFKQCNVALQLIEELETLLGEVTDEAHIPKFQEALMLLQNIVYTKILNISMEILKGASNHIDTETGNMQAVIKNDNTTLCLWANLMRNPRFKRLTFKSVGFGCELTKQLAASNVALRVLYTSYDHLSIVCKLTHLKPTTAPPSLLTVFNDVPHEGTYERDKKAKETPEVTPEETQQEAEEAQQEQNTAKEPEQEKAVEDDFLSERLSEESMNTGTQLTRSSIPNTEDGDSQYEPHTEDIADAATPPPMDDHAADHSEGADVVDLRMYTPLGGVFYFELFHLPSQSFHVKGWEIQKMSDAGLKVFKYIPEKPNPEDEETSSTLLSLYVKLPESVVFLETPRAARWDAEAKYWRMDGIIDFSYREHVEEEVAPKVERDEDDDDEEEEEEEENSRGAKVSFKIERFSPFVLMQRTYANFPFRSWELRPLGKDSALYTIHGAIIDLSITIQGNQCMLKSDRELGLTNLFDRWMSAPDLQHTMLKAGINIFVNEHTGKCIRFGHKVCEHQGPDPPPEDLWNLYLVGAQRFQKLEMTETSDVFCADHHPDSEFHSTFIHMMQDNMSPVGITQTREAHFLFVDTVQSLFCVTRPLMFC encoded by the exons ATG CCTCCTAAGAAGAAG GGTAAAAAAGCACCAAAGTTGACCAAAGCTCAAAAAGCAAAACTAAAGctcgaggaggaggagagaagGTTGCGAGAGGAAG AGGAAGCCAGGATTCAAGCTGAAAGAGAAGAACAGGAAAGGTTGGAAAGGCAAAGAAGGCAGGAAATCCTAGACAGACTCGAGGAAAAG GACAGCAAACGCAGAGGCGGCGAGCTAGGAGAACTCCATTCCCTCCTGGCAAAAAATTATTTTGCTGTCAAGAAACATAAAAACGATGTTGCGCAAATGACCAAG TGGGACAAATACATGAAATGCAGCGACATTCCCGACCCGACAGTTCAGCAGGAAGTCAACACGTTCATCAGCTTGTGGAACGACAACCCGGAATGCAGCGTCCAAACCGTATTCAAGCAGTGCAATGTCGCTTTGCAG CTTATCGAAGAACTGGAAACTCTCCTCGGGGAGGTGACCGACGAGGCGCACATCCCCAAATTCCAAGAGGCTCTCATGCTTCTGCAGAACATTGTTTACACCAAAATTCTCAACATTAGCATGGAGATCCTGAAG GGGGCCAGCAACCACATTGACACCGAGACGGGCAACATGCAGGCTgtgataaaaaatgacaacaccaCACTGTGTTTGTGGGCCAACCTCATGAGAAATCCAAG GTTTAAACGTTTAACATTCAAGAGCGTAGGCTTTGGCTGTGAGTTGACCAAACAGCTGGCAGCGAGCAACGTCGCTCTGCGAGTCCTCTACACCAGCTACGACCACCTGTCTATTGTGTGCAAGTTGACTCACTTAAAACCCACTACAGCGCCTCCCAG TCTGCTCACCGTATTTAATGACGTTCCACACGAGGGGACATACGAGAGGGACAAAAAGGCAAAGGAGACGCCAGAGGTGACGCCGGAGGAGACGCAacaggaggcggaggaggcaCAGCAGGAGCAGAATACTGCCAAGGAACCAGAGCAGGAGAAAGCTGTGGAAGATGATTTCCTGTCTGAAAGACTGTCGGAAGAGTCTATG AATACAGGAACGCAGCTAACACGATCCAGTATCCCAAACACAGAGGATGGCGATAGCCAGTATGAACCACACACAGAGGATATCGCAG ACGCCGCGACTCCCCCGCCGATGGATGATCACGCGGCGGACCACAGCGAAGGTGCCGATGTGGTGGATTTGAGAATGTACACGCCTCTGGGTGGAGTCTTCTACTTCGAGCTCTTCCACCTTCCATCGCAATCTTTTCATGTTAAGGGCTGGGAAATCCAAAAG atGTCGGACGCAGGTTTAAAAGTCTTTAAGTATATTCCCGAGAAGCCAAATCCAGAAGATGAGGAAACCTCCTCCACACTTCTTAGCTTGTATGTGAAactccctgaatcggtggtcttCCTGGAAACCCCTCGAGCGGCTCGCTGGGACGCAGAAG CCAAGTATTGGCGAATGGATGGCATCATCGACTTCTCTTACCGAGAGCACGTGGAAGAGGAGGTGGCGCCCAAAGTGGAAcgggatgaagatgatgatgatgaggaggaagaagaagaggaggaaaacaGCAGGGGGGCAAAGGTCTCCTTCAAAATAGAGCGATTCTCCCCATTTGTGTTGATGCAGCGCACTTACGCCAACTTTCCGTTCCGGAGCTGGGAGCTCCGCCCTCTGGGCAAAGACTCGGCCCTCTACACCATCCATGGGGCTATCATCGATCTCAGCATCACCATTCAG GGGAATCAGTGCATGCTGAAATCGGACCGAGAGTTGGGGCTCACCAACCTCTTTGACAGGTGGATGAGCGCTCCCGACCTGCAGCACACCATGCTCAAGGCGGGGATCAACATCTTTGTCAACGAGCACACTGGGAAATGTATACGTTTTGGTCACAAG GTCTGTGAGCATCAGGGCCCTGATCCCCCACCCGAAGATTTGTGGAATCTCTACCTCGTGGGGGCTCAAAGATTTCAGAAGTTGGAGATGACGGAAACTAGTGACGTCTTTTGTGCTGACCACCACCCCGACAGCGAGTTTCACTCCACCTTCATTCACATGATGCAGGACAACATGAGCCCCGTTGGGATAACTCAAACCCGAGAAGCCCACTTCCTCTTCGTGGACACTGTTCAGAGTCTTTTCTGCGTCACCAGGCCGCTCatgttttgctaa
- the dnai7 gene encoding dynein axonemal intermediate chain 7 isoform X1, with protein MPPKKKGKKAPKLTKAQKAKLKLEEEERRLREEEEARIQAEREEQERLERQRRQEILDRLEEKDSKRRGGELGELHSLLAKNYFAVKKHKNDVAQMTKWDKYMKCSDIPDPTVQQEVNTFISLWNDNPECSVQTVFKQCNVALQLIEELETLLGEVTDEAHIPKFQEALMLLQNIVYTKILNISMEILKGASNHIDTETGNMQAVIKNDNTTLCLWANLMRNPRFKRLTFKSVGFGCELTKQLAASNVALRVLYTSYDHLSIVCKLTHLKPTTAPPSLLTVFNDVPHEGTYERDKKAKETPEVTPEETQQEAEEAQQEQNTAKEPEQEKAVEDDFLSERLSEESMNTGTQLTRSSIPNTEDGDSQYEPHTEDIADAATPPPMDDHAADHSEGADVVDLRMYTPLGGVFYFELFHLPSQSFHVKGWEIQKMSDAGLKVFKYIPEKPNPEDEETSSTLLSLYVKLPESVVFLETPRAARWDAEAKYWRMDGIIDFSYREHVEEEVAPKVERDEDDDDEEEEEEEENSRGAKVSFKIERFSPFVLMQRTYANFPFRSWELRPLGKDSALYTIHGAIIDLSITIQGNQCMLKSDRELGLTNLFDRWMSAPDLQHTMLKAGINIFVNEHTGKCIRFGHKDPFMEHVAYEQMALFASVCGFSWSKWNAKCGPEHFVIKVCEHQGPDPPPEDLWNLYLVGAQRFQKLEMTETSDVFCADHHPDSEFHSTFIHMMQDNMSPVGITQTREAHFLFVDTVQSLFCVTRPLMFC; from the exons ATG CCTCCTAAGAAGAAG GGTAAAAAAGCACCAAAGTTGACCAAAGCTCAAAAAGCAAAACTAAAGctcgaggaggaggagagaagGTTGCGAGAGGAAG AGGAAGCCAGGATTCAAGCTGAAAGAGAAGAACAGGAAAGGTTGGAAAGGCAAAGAAGGCAGGAAATCCTAGACAGACTCGAGGAAAAG GACAGCAAACGCAGAGGCGGCGAGCTAGGAGAACTCCATTCCCTCCTGGCAAAAAATTATTTTGCTGTCAAGAAACATAAAAACGATGTTGCGCAAATGACCAAG TGGGACAAATACATGAAATGCAGCGACATTCCCGACCCGACAGTTCAGCAGGAAGTCAACACGTTCATCAGCTTGTGGAACGACAACCCGGAATGCAGCGTCCAAACCGTATTCAAGCAGTGCAATGTCGCTTTGCAG CTTATCGAAGAACTGGAAACTCTCCTCGGGGAGGTGACCGACGAGGCGCACATCCCCAAATTCCAAGAGGCTCTCATGCTTCTGCAGAACATTGTTTACACCAAAATTCTCAACATTAGCATGGAGATCCTGAAG GGGGCCAGCAACCACATTGACACCGAGACGGGCAACATGCAGGCTgtgataaaaaatgacaacaccaCACTGTGTTTGTGGGCCAACCTCATGAGAAATCCAAG GTTTAAACGTTTAACATTCAAGAGCGTAGGCTTTGGCTGTGAGTTGACCAAACAGCTGGCAGCGAGCAACGTCGCTCTGCGAGTCCTCTACACCAGCTACGACCACCTGTCTATTGTGTGCAAGTTGACTCACTTAAAACCCACTACAGCGCCTCCCAG TCTGCTCACCGTATTTAATGACGTTCCACACGAGGGGACATACGAGAGGGACAAAAAGGCAAAGGAGACGCCAGAGGTGACGCCGGAGGAGACGCAacaggaggcggaggaggcaCAGCAGGAGCAGAATACTGCCAAGGAACCAGAGCAGGAGAAAGCTGTGGAAGATGATTTCCTGTCTGAAAGACTGTCGGAAGAGTCTATG AATACAGGAACGCAGCTAACACGATCCAGTATCCCAAACACAGAGGATGGCGATAGCCAGTATGAACCACACACAGAGGATATCGCAG ACGCCGCGACTCCCCCGCCGATGGATGATCACGCGGCGGACCACAGCGAAGGTGCCGATGTGGTGGATTTGAGAATGTACACGCCTCTGGGTGGAGTCTTCTACTTCGAGCTCTTCCACCTTCCATCGCAATCTTTTCATGTTAAGGGCTGGGAAATCCAAAAG atGTCGGACGCAGGTTTAAAAGTCTTTAAGTATATTCCCGAGAAGCCAAATCCAGAAGATGAGGAAACCTCCTCCACACTTCTTAGCTTGTATGTGAAactccctgaatcggtggtcttCCTGGAAACCCCTCGAGCGGCTCGCTGGGACGCAGAAG CCAAGTATTGGCGAATGGATGGCATCATCGACTTCTCTTACCGAGAGCACGTGGAAGAGGAGGTGGCGCCCAAAGTGGAAcgggatgaagatgatgatgatgaggaggaagaagaagaggaggaaaacaGCAGGGGGGCAAAGGTCTCCTTCAAAATAGAGCGATTCTCCCCATTTGTGTTGATGCAGCGCACTTACGCCAACTTTCCGTTCCGGAGCTGGGAGCTCCGCCCTCTGGGCAAAGACTCGGCCCTCTACACCATCCATGGGGCTATCATCGATCTCAGCATCACCATTCAG GGGAATCAGTGCATGCTGAAATCGGACCGAGAGTTGGGGCTCACCAACCTCTTTGACAGGTGGATGAGCGCTCCCGACCTGCAGCACACCATGCTCAAGGCGGGGATCAACATCTTTGTCAACGAGCACACTGGGAAATGTATACGTTTTGGTCACAAG GACCCATTCATGGAACACGTCGCTTATGAGCAAATGGCCCTATTTGCGTCGGTTTGTGGCTTCTCATGGAGCAAATGGAATGCTAAATGTGGTCCAGAACACTTTGTCATAAAG GTCTGTGAGCATCAGGGCCCTGATCCCCCACCCGAAGATTTGTGGAATCTCTACCTCGTGGGGGCTCAAAGATTTCAGAAGTTGGAGATGACGGAAACTAGTGACGTCTTTTGTGCTGACCACCACCCCGACAGCGAGTTTCACTCCACCTTCATTCACATGATGCAGGACAACATGAGCCCCGTTGGGATAACTCAAACCCGAGAAGCCCACTTCCTCTTCGTGGACACTGTTCAGAGTCTTTTCTGCGTCACCAGGCCGCTCatgttttgctaa